The genomic window GATCGGGAACGCGATGAACGCGGTCGTCGGGGTGACCGTCGACATCGCCCGGTCACCCAGGTCGGTCTTGTACTTCTCGCCAGCCAGCGCGGAGGTCGGGATGGTCTCCATGAAGTCGAGGTTGTTGCCCAGCAGGTCAGCGTAGGCAGCATCCTCGCTCTGGTAGAGCTTGACGGTGACGTCCTTGACCTTCACCTTGTCGCGCAGGTTGTAGTCGTCGAAGCGCGTCAGCTTGATCGCGACGTTGTCCTCCCACGACACGAACTTCACCGGGCCGTTGCCGATCGGGTTCTTGCCGAACACCTCGGGCTTCTGGGTGAAGAACACGTCCGGCAGCGGCATGAAGGCGCTGTAGCCGAGCTTGGTCGGGAAGACCGCGGTCGGCGCCGACAGGGTGACCTCGAAGGTCTGCTCGTCGACGACCTTCAGGCCCGACATCTTGTCGGCGGCCGGCTTCGGGGCCTTCTGCGGGCCGTCGTCGTCCGGGTCGACCGAGGTGACCTGGTCGTAGCCGGCGATGTCGGAGAAGAAGCTGCCGTTCGCGGCGCCGTTCGGCGTGTAGGCGGCCCAGTTCCAGGCGTCGACGAAGTTCTTCGCCTTCACCTCGGTACCGTCGTGGAACTTGGTACCCTTCTTGATCTTGATGGTGAAGACCTTCGAGTCCTTGGTCTCGATGGTGTCAGCCAGCGCGTTGCGCGGAGCGCCACCATCGTTCGGGTACTCGACCAGACCCGTCCACATGTCGTCGATGATCTTGCCGCCACCGGTCTCGGTGGTGTTCGCCGGAACCAGCGGGTTCTCCGGCTGGACGCCGTGGATGGTGATCGCGCCGTCCTTGGTGGCGCCGGCGTCGCCGTCGCCACCCTCGCTGCTCGAGCAACCGGTAGCGACCAGCGCGGCGGCCATGCCGACCGCGAGGGCGCCGGTCGCCCGCTTCGAGACTCTCATACCGAGGGGCCTCCTCTTTCTGACCTGGTTCCGTCGTGGGTTTCACGCACGTCTGGGGGGTGACGCCGCCGCCGACCCGAACCGCAGGTCGACGGTTTACCGCAGGGGAAATCGGGACACCCCAGGGGTACCGATCCGCCGGGCACCACACCCTCGCCGAGCGGCACCGCGCAGGGTCGACGGCCACGTTCCGCGACGAAAAGACAGCGTCACGTGGTCGGCGGGCCCGACTGGGGTGCCCCCACAACGGGGGTGAGGTGCTGCCACTGTGACACCCACCGGCCCATTACGTGAAGGTGCCGTTATCAAGCCGTTAGTTGGTTGCCACGTTGCCGATACTTGAGAAAAGATCATGAAAGACGCGAATCGCGCTGCCCTGAACAGGAAAGACACGGACACCTTGGGCGAGAACGGCACGTAGGCTCGGTCCCCGTGAGCTTCCCTGCCTCCGCTCCGGCGCTCCCCGACGTCCATCGGGCACTGGCCGTATTTGCCCATCCGGACGATGTCGACTTCGCCTGTGCGGGCACCATTGCCGGCTGGGTGGACGAGGGCGTCGAGGTCGCGTACCTCATCGCCACCCGGGGTGACTCCGGTGGCTTCGACGACACGCCGCGCGAGGAGATGCCCCGGCTGCGCGAACGGGAGCAGCGAGCCGCCGCCGCCGTGGTCGGCGTACACCGGGTCGACTTCCTCGACGGCCACGCCGACGGGACGCTCACCCCCAGCCTCGCCCTGCGCCGGCAGGTCGCCGCGGCGATCCGGCGCTTCCGGCCGGACCGGGTGCTCACCAGCTCGCCGCTGCGCCGCTGGGAGCACCTCGCCGGGCCGAGCCACCCGGACCACCTGGCGGTCGGCGAGGCCACCACCTGCGCGGTCTACCCGGACGCGCGCAACTGCTTCGCCTTCCCGGAGCTGCTGGCCGAGGGGCTGGAGCCGTGGGTGGTCCGGGAGATCTGGTACGCCGGCGGCCCCGCTCCGGACCACGCCGTGGACGTCACCGCGTACGTCGACCGGAAGGTCGCCGCGATGCGGGCCCACCGTTCGCAGACCGCGCACTTCGACGTGGAGACCTGGATACGCGACCGGCTCACCACCGTGGCCGAGAACGCCGGCCTGCCCGCCGGCCGGCTGGCCGAGGCGTTCACCGTGCTCCGCACCGAGTGACCGGCGCCGGCCACCCACCGCGGGTCAGACCAGGCGGCGGTCCGCCGCCCAGCGGGACAGCTCGTAACGGTTGGACATCTGGAGCTTGCGGAGCACGTTCGACACGTGCGTCTCGACCGTCTTGATCGAGATGAACAGCTCCTTGGCGATCTCCTTGTACGCGTACCCCCGGGCCAGCAGCCGGAGCACCTCGCGCTCCCGGTTGGTGAGCTGGTCCAGCTCCGGATCGGCGACCGGCGCGTCCGGCCGGGCCGCGAACGCGTCCAGCACGAACCCGGCCAGCCGCGGGCTGAACACCGCGTCGCCGTCCGCCACCCGCCGGATGGCGTCGGTCAGCTCGTCCGGCGAGATGGTCTTCGTGACGTACCCCCGGGCGCCGGCCCGGATCAGCCCTATCACGTCCTCGGCCGCGTCCGACACGCTCAGCGCGAGGAACTTCACCTGCGGATGGGTACGCCGCATCGCGTCCAGCACCGCCCGGCCACCGCCGTCCGGCATGTGCACGTCGAGCAGCACCACGTCGGGCTGGGTGGCGGCGATCCGGTTGACCGCCTCGGTCACCGTGCTCGCCTCGCCCACCACCTCCACGTGGCCGCCCAGCTCGGCGCGTACGCCCGCCCGGAACATCGCGTGGTCGTCGACGAGGAACACCCGCAGCCGCCCGTCCCGGGGCTGCGCCCCCTCGACCGGTCCGTGCTCGGCCATGGTCATCTGTCCCTTTCCGTCGCGGAGCCGGCGCCGGTGATCGGCAGGATCAGCCGGACCTCGGTCCCCTCCCCCGGCTCGGACCGGATCTCCGCCCGGCCACCGTGCCGCTTCATCCGTCCGATGATCGACCCTCGGACGCCGTGCCGGTGATCCTCCACCGTATCCGGGTCGAAGCCCTTGCCCCGGTCCCGCACGAAGACGCTGACCTGGTCCGGCTCCACCTCGGCGTAGAGCGAGACCGTCTGGACCGCGGCGTGCCGGGCGGCGTTCACCAGCGCCTCCCGGGCCGCGGCGACCAGCGCGCCGACCCGCTCGTCGGTCTCCCGGTCGCCGACCACCACCGCCTCCACCGTGATGGCGAAGGTGTCCTCCACCTCGGCGGCGGCCTGCTCGAGGGCCGCGGCGAAGCGCTCGGTCGGCGAGCCGGTCGGCTTGTAGAGCCAGTTCCGCAGCGACCGTTCCTGGCCCCGGGCCAGCCGCTGGACCGTCTTGACGTCGCTGGCGTTGCGCTGGATCAGGGCCAGGGTGTGCAGCACCTGGTCGTGCACCATCGCGGCCAGCTCGGCACGCTCCTGCTCGCGGATGCGCCCCTCCCGCTCCGAGCGGAGCTGGTTCCAGGTCCGCCAGAGCACGGGCGCGGCCACCACGCCGACGCCGGCCAGCCCGACCAGCGCGAAGATCACGCCATTGATCACGGCGTCGAAGTTCTGCGCCGGCGAGTAGACCGCCGCCACGCCGATGATGCCGACCGCGACCAGCACGCCGCCGCCGATGAAGCGGAGCACGAAGGCCCGCCGGTCGCTCTCCTCCACCACCGCGCCGAGCCACGGCACCGGCATCGACTCGCCCCACTGCCGGCGGCGCTCCGGGGCGGACTGGTGCCAGATCACCCCGGCGCCGACCGCGATGATCGCAACCAGCCAGCCGGCGGTGCCGGCCGCGCCCACCGAATCGAAGACCATCACCTGCGTCAGCAGCACGCCCAGCCCGATCGCGACGAAGGGCAGGAGCTGGGCGAGGTCCCGGCGGGGCGGTACGGCGTCGCCCGGGCGCAGCGGGACCACCGCCCAGAAGGCCGCGTAGAGCAGCAGGCCGAGGCCGCTCAGCCCGAGCAGCACCATGAAGGCCACCCGGACGCGAACCACGGAGATGCCGAGGTGGTCGGCGATGCCGGCAGCCACCCCCGCGGCCAGCCGGTGCTCGGGGGCACGGTAGAGCCGCGGCGGGGGTGGGGTCACGGTGCTGCTGATCGGAAACTCCCCGGTGGTGGGACGAGGCACGGGCCGATTCCGGCGCCGCCCCGATCGTCACACGGGCGGACCGCCCCGGACCACGGGGACGCCCCCGACATTCGGCCGCCGCGGATCTCAGGGTGGCGTCAGGGTCGGGTCCGGAGGACGCTCGGGCGCCCGGGGCAGCAGGATCGGAGCATGACCGAGGACGCTGCCCGTCCGCCCCTGCCCGGGGCGGCACCGCCGGACGGGCCACCGCCACCCCCGGCGCCGACACCGGCGCCCACCACCCAGGCCGGTTCGGAGCAGGGCGCCCCGCCGGCCGGGGACGCCGCCGCCGACCCGTCGTGGTCGGCCGCCGGACGCGCCACCCCACCGCCGGGCGCGTCGGCCGCCGGCGCCGAGCCGCTCGGCAACCCGCCACCCGGGTACGCTCCGCCGCCCGGCGGCGTCGGCTTCACCTCCCGGTACGGGCTGGTCCGCCCCCGCGAAGGCCGCTACCTGGCCGGCGTCTGCGCGGCGATCGGCCGGGCCACCAACACCGACCCGGTGCTCTGGCGGGTGCTGCTCGCCGTGCTGGGCTTCTTCGGCGGCATCGGCATCCTGATCTACGTCGCCGCCTGGCTGATCATCCCCGGCGAGGGGGACACCGCCTCCCCGGTGGAGTCGATGCTCGGCCGGGGCCGGTCCAGCATGTCGCCGGTCACCGTCATCGTGCTCAGCATCCTGGTCGCGGTCAGCTTCGGCTACATCGTCACCGACGCGTTCCGGGCCGTCCTGCTCGGCGCGGCCATCCTGATCGGCGGCGCGCTGCTGCTCAACCGGGAACGCCGGGGGCCGGCGGGCCCGGCGGCCGCGTCCGGCCCGCCCGCGACGCCTCCCGGGCCCGTGCCGCCGGTGAGCTGGCCGGCCCCGGGGATGTACGCCCCGCCCGCCCCCGCCCCGACCTCGGGCCTGCCGGCCTGGTCGGTCCCGGCCGCCGGTCCCGCCCCGGCGGGGCCGTGGGAGGCCGTCCGGCCACAGCCCGCGCCGGCTCCGGCCGCCGGCCCCGGCACCGTCGAGCCGCCCGCCTGGGGCGGCCCGGAGCGGGCCGACACGCTGCCGGAGTGGTCCGGAGCGGCGCAGCCCGAGGTGCCGGCCCGGCCCGGGACGACGCCGGGCGGCGAGCCGGCCGCCCGGCCCACCACGGGAGCCGGCGCGGAGGCGCCGGTCTGGCCCGCCGCGCCGACGGTCGGCGAGCCGGTCCCCGCACCGCCCACCGCGCCGCTGCCGCCGACCGGGTACCGGGCGCCGTTCGCCCCCCGCGGCCCGTACGCCGGGCCGTACCCGCCGATGCCGCCGCAGCCGCCGGCCCGGGCCCCCAAGCCGCCCAAGCGGCCGAAGGAACGCTCCCCGCTCGGCACGGTGACGTTCTCGCTGATCTTCCTCTCGCTGGGCGTGGTCGCCGTGCTCGACCTGCTGGACGTCTTTCCGGTGGGCGCGGCCGGGTACTTCGCCGCGGCGCTGGCCACGATCGGGCTCGGGCTGCTGGTCGGCACCTGGTTCGGCCGGGCGCGCTGGCTGATCGCGCTCGGCCTGGTGACCGCGGCGGCGCTCGGCGTCGCCACCGTCGCCGAGTCCTACGACCGGGTACGCGGCATCGACGGCGACGTGACCTGGGCCCCGACGGACTACCGCGACCTGGCGACCCGGTACGAGAACAACTTCGGCGACGCCGTGCTCGACCTGCGCGGGGTCGACTTCGACAAGAAGGAGACGCAGATCGTGGTGGCGATCAACTTCGGCGAGGCGACCGTGGTGGTGCCGCCGAACGTCGACGTCACCACGGTGGCCGACGTGAACGCCGGAGACGCCACCGTCTTCGGCCGGCGCTCCGGCGGGCTGGACGGCAACCTCCGGGAGAGCACCGACGTCGGCCCGGACGGCCCCGGCGGTGGCAAGCTGCGGCTGCTCATCCACGTCAACGCCGGCAACCTGGAGGTGACCCGGTGAAGGCCCACCGCACCGACCTCGTCTCGCTCGCGTTCGGGCTGGTCTTCCTGGCCCTCTCCATCTGGTGGCTGCTGGCCCGGATCCTCGGGCTGACGCTGCCGCCGGTGGGGTGGTTCCTGGCCGGCGGGCTCATCCTGGTCGGGGTGCTGGGCCTGGTCGGCGCGCTGCGCTCCGGCCGGCACGCCGACCGGGACGCCGCCGCCACGCCGGGCGCCGAGGCGACCGTGTCCGCCCCCTACGAGGGCGGGGGCCCGGAGTGGACCCCACCGGCGGCGCCGGAGGCCGACGAGTGGAGCACCGACGCGGTCGGCGACGACGCGGTCGAGGCGGTGGAGGACCGGCCGGTCAGCGGCGGGTCGGGCGGACCGCGCTGGTCGCCGTCCGCGC from Micromonospora kangleipakensis includes these protein-coding regions:
- a CDS encoding PspC domain-containing protein; this encodes MTEDAARPPLPGAAPPDGPPPPPAPTPAPTTQAGSEQGAPPAGDAAADPSWSAAGRATPPPGASAAGAEPLGNPPPGYAPPPGGVGFTSRYGLVRPREGRYLAGVCAAIGRATNTDPVLWRVLLAVLGFFGGIGILIYVAAWLIIPGEGDTASPVESMLGRGRSSMSPVTVIVLSILVAVSFGYIVTDAFRAVLLGAAILIGGALLLNRERRGPAGPAAASGPPATPPGPVPPVSWPAPGMYAPPAPAPTSGLPAWSVPAAGPAPAGPWEAVRPQPAPAPAAGPGTVEPPAWGGPERADTLPEWSGAAQPEVPARPGTTPGGEPAARPTTGAGAEAPVWPAAPTVGEPVPAPPTAPLPPTGYRAPFAPRGPYAGPYPPMPPQPPARAPKPPKRPKERSPLGTVTFSLIFLSLGVVAVLDLLDVFPVGAAGYFAAALATIGLGLLVGTWFGRARWLIALGLVTAAALGVATVAESYDRVRGIDGDVTWAPTDYRDLATRYENNFGDAVLDLRGVDFDKKETQIVVAINFGEATVVVPPNVDVTTVADVNAGDATVFGRRSGGLDGNLRESTDVGPDGPGGGKLRLLIHVNAGNLEVTR
- a CDS encoding response regulator — its product is MAEHGPVEGAQPRDGRLRVFLVDDHAMFRAGVRAELGGHVEVVGEASTVTEAVNRIAATQPDVVLLDVHMPDGGGRAVLDAMRRTHPQVKFLALSVSDAAEDVIGLIRAGARGYVTKTISPDELTDAIRRVADGDAVFSPRLAGFVLDAFAARPDAPVADPELDQLTNREREVLRLLARGYAYKEIAKELFISIKTVETHVSNVLRKLQMSNRYELSRWAADRRLV
- a CDS encoding peptide ABC transporter substrate-binding protein, which gives rise to MRVSKRATGALAVGMAAALVATGCSSSEGGDGDAGATKDGAITIHGVQPENPLVPANTTETGGGKIIDDMWTGLVEYPNDGGAPRNALADTIETKDSKVFTIKIKKGTKFHDGTEVKAKNFVDAWNWAAYTPNGAANGSFFSDIAGYDQVTSVDPDDDGPQKAPKPAADKMSGLKVVDEQTFEVTLSAPTAVFPTKLGYSAFMPLPDVFFTQKPEVFGKNPIGNGPVKFVSWEDNVAIKLTRFDDYNLRDKVKVKDVTVKLYQSEDAAYADLLGNNLDFMETIPTSALAGEKYKTDLGDRAMSTVTPTTAFIAFPIYDKRFANPKLRRAVSMSIDRQAISDKIFFGTRKPADSWANPLTPGAPAGNCTACKFDATQAKQLLQEAGGFQGEMVFYYNADSSHKDWMEAVAQQVKTNLGINARAEGIPTFAVFRQNINAHKMTGPYRAAWQQDYPDVENWVNPLYVKGGSSNDGLYSNPEVDALAKAASGAENLEASHQKFGEALQKVDADVPTIPVYFYGQQSGHSEKIKKLELNNVGELDLSSVEL
- a CDS encoding PIG-L deacetylase family protein, whose protein sequence is MSFPASAPALPDVHRALAVFAHPDDVDFACAGTIAGWVDEGVEVAYLIATRGDSGGFDDTPREEMPRLREREQRAAAAVVGVHRVDFLDGHADGTLTPSLALRRQVAAAIRRFRPDRVLTSSPLRRWEHLAGPSHPDHLAVGEATTCAVYPDARNCFAFPELLAEGLEPWVVREIWYAGGPAPDHAVDVTAYVDRKVAAMRAHRSQTAHFDVETWIRDRLTTVAENAGLPAGRLAEAFTVLRTE
- a CDS encoding ATP-binding protein, yielding MPRPTTGEFPISSTVTPPPPRLYRAPEHRLAAGVAAGIADHLGISVVRVRVAFMVLLGLSGLGLLLYAAFWAVVPLRPGDAVPPRRDLAQLLPFVAIGLGVLLTQVMVFDSVGAAGTAGWLVAIIAVGAGVIWHQSAPERRRQWGESMPVPWLGAVVEESDRRAFVLRFIGGGVLVAVGIIGVAAVYSPAQNFDAVINGVIFALVGLAGVGVVAAPVLWRTWNQLRSEREGRIREQERAELAAMVHDQVLHTLALIQRNASDVKTVQRLARGQERSLRNWLYKPTGSPTERFAAALEQAAAEVEDTFAITVEAVVVGDRETDERVGALVAAAREALVNAARHAAVQTVSLYAEVEPDQVSVFVRDRGKGFDPDTVEDHRHGVRGSIIGRMKRHGGRAEIRSEPGEGTEVRLILPITGAGSATERDR